One Comamonas odontotermitis genomic window, GTAGCGCTTTTTATTTTTACTTTTGGTTCTCGGTCCCAGGCGGACGAGAGGCATAAGCGCGCGAGCACCTAAACCTCCCAGACAACCGCCGAAGCTGCAAAGCCCGGCGGTTTTTTGTTGCATACCCCCCACAACTTTAGGAACGTCAGATGACTCAGCAAGCCCACCCCGCAAGCGATGCTTGGTATCGCGGTGTCGAGAAAACCAGCCAAACCGACGACCAACGTATCAAGGACATCACCGTGCTGCCGCCTCCAGAGCATCTGATCCGCTTCTTCCCGATCCACGGAACGCCCGTGGAAGCATTGATCAACAATACCCGCCAGAACATCCACAACATCATGTCTGGCGACGACGACCGTCTGCTGGTCATCATCGGGCCTTGTTCCATCCACGATCCACAGGCCGCGCTGGAATACGCACGCCGACTGAAAGCCGTGCGCAAGGAGTACGAAGACACGCTGGAGATCGTGATGCGCGTCTACTTCGAAAAGCCCCGCACCACAGTGGGCTGGAAGGGGCTGATCAACGACCCTTACCTCGACGAAAGCTACCGCATTGACGAAGGCCTGCGCATCGCACGCCAGTTGTTGATTGAAATCAACCGCCAAGGGGTGCCTGCGGGCAGCGAATTCCTCGACATGATCTCGCCCCAGTACATTGGCGACCTGATCAGCTGGGGGGCCATTGGCGCGCGCACCACCGAGAGCCAGGTGCACCGCGAGCTGGCTTCGGGCATCTCGGCGCCCGTGGGCTTCAAGAACGGCACCGATGGCAATATCCGTATTGCGACCGATGCTATCCAGTCGGCCAGTCGCCCGCACCATTTCCTGTCGGTGCACAAGAATGGCCAGGTAGCCATTGTGCACACCAAGGGCAACGCCAACTGCCACGTCATTCTGCGCGGTGGCAAGACCCCGAACTACGATGCCGCCCACGTTGCCGCAGCGTGCAAGGACCTGGAGGCCGCACACCTGCCCGCCACCCTGATGATCGACTGCAGCCATGCCAACAGCAGCAAGCAACATGAAAAGCAGAAGGATGTCGCGCACGATATCGCTCAGCAGATCGAAAGCGGCTCGCGCAGCGTGTTCGGTGTAATGATCGAGAGCCATCTGCAAGCCGGTGCCCAGAAGTTCACCCCGGGCAAGAACGACCCTGCGGCGCTGGAGTACGGCAAGAGCATCACCGATGCCTGCCTGGGCTGGGACGATTCGCTGGCCAGCCTGGCGGAGCTGTCCAATGCCGTCAAGGCACGCCGCGTGCGCGCAAACACCGAGGAAGCCAGCGTCGCAACCGTGTAAGCTGGCGGCTTTAAAACGTGTTTACGATCTCCAACGCTGCTGCGTAGAGATCGCAGACACGTTCTTAGGGCTGTACTGCCGCAGGCGCGCAGCCTTCCTCAATCACCAAGCAGGAATTTTTCATGCGCAACGAAGTACGGGTGCTGCTGGATGGCGGCGCGGAGTTTTTCCACGATTTTGACAATGCAGAGGCCATGTCCAATGAGGAGGGGCGCCGCTGGCTGGATCAGGAGTTCATCCGCATGGATTGCGAGCCGCTGCGTGCCAGCGGCAAGGTGTTGATTGCGGACAAGATCGTTGTCGTGGCTCAAGCTGCTGGTGCAGCGCTGCTGGGCGATCCAGAATGGCTGGCCCAGTTTGCCAAAGCCAGTGTGGGTGCCGTTGGGAGGCCCACCGTGCTGGTCAATACGAAAGCCATGACCGTGAGCTTCTGACTGGGCAAGCGGCCATGCAACAAAAGCGAGACTTCGGTCTCGCTTTTGTTTATGAAAACTGCCGATGGCGGCCAGCGGGAGGGCGCTGATAGCTATGTTTTTTGTAGTTCAGCGTGGCTACGCCAAGGCCTTCAGCAGCTTGTCATGGATGCCGCCGAAGCCGCCATTGCTCATGCACACCACTACGTCCCCTGGGCGCGCTGCATGCACCACCTGGGTGACAAGGTCTTCCACATTGCTCGCGGTATGCGCATTGGTGCCCATGGGGGCCAGTGCCTGGACGGCGTCCCAATCCAGGCCAGCGGTATGGCAGAACACCAGATCGGCGGACTCCAGCGACCAGGGCAGCTGCGCCTTCATGGCACCCAGCTTCATGGTGTTGCTGCGTGGCTCGAACACGGCCAGGATGCGTTTGTCAGCACCCACTTGCTTTCGAAGGCCATCGAGCGTAGTGCGAATGGCGGTTGGGTGGTGGGCAAAATCGTCGTAGACGGCGATATCCTGCACCGTGCCGCGCAGTTCCATGCGGCGCTTGACGTTCTTGAACCGGGACAGGGCCTGCGCGGCCACCGCTGGCGTCACCCCCACATGCTGGGCCGCAGCGATGGCGGCCAGGGCATTCATCTGGTTATGGACGCCCGAAAGCGACCATTCCACGCGGGCTACAGGCGCATCTTTGTAGAGCACATCAAAGGCCGACGGGTCGCCTTCGGCGCGGAAGTCATCCACAGCCGCGCCAAAGCGCACCACCTCGCTCCAGCAACCCTGGTGCAAGACGCGCGTCAGGCTCTCTTCCACGCCATTGGCCACGATGCGGCCGGAAGCAGGCACTGTACGCACCAGGTGGTGGAATTGGCGCTCAATGGCCGCCAGATCATCAAAGATGTCGGCATGGTCGAACTCCAGATTGTTGAGCACAGCCGTGCGCGGGCGGTAGTGGACAAACTTGCTGCGCTTGTCGAAAAAGGCGGTATCGTACTCATCGGCTTCAATGACGAACAGCGGGCGCTTGTCTCCCGTGCCTGGGCGCTCTGCTGCGCCCAGGCGGGCGGAGACGCCAAAATCCAGCGGCACGCCGCCCACCAGAAACCCGGGCTGCAGACCGGCTGCTTCCAGAATCCAGGTGAGCATCGACGTTGTGGTGGTCTTGCCATGCGTGCCCGCCACGGCCAGCACATGGCGGCCTTGCAAAACGTTCTCCGCCAGCCACTGCGGGCCGCTGATGTAGGGC contains:
- the mpl gene encoding UDP-N-acetylmuramate:L-alanyl-gamma-D-glutamyl-meso-diaminopimelate ligase; this translates as MHIHILGICGTFMGGVAALAREADHKVTGCDAGVYPPMSDQLRALGIELIEGYSPDQMALKPDMYVIGNVVSRVRLPDGSPKYPLMEAILDAGAPYISGPQWLAENVLQGRHVLAVAGTHGKTTTTSMLTWILEAAGLQPGFLVGGVPLDFGVSARLGAAERPGTGDKRPLFVIEADEYDTAFFDKRSKFVHYRPRTAVLNNLEFDHADIFDDLAAIERQFHHLVRTVPASGRIVANGVEESLTRVLHQGCWSEVVRFGAAVDDFRAEGDPSAFDVLYKDAPVARVEWSLSGVHNQMNALAAIAAAQHVGVTPAVAAQALSRFKNVKRRMELRGTVQDIAVYDDFAHHPTAIRTTLDGLRKQVGADKRILAVFEPRSNTMKLGAMKAQLPWSLESADLVFCHTAGLDWDAVQALAPMGTNAHTASNVEDLVTQVVHAARPGDVVVCMSNGGFGGIHDKLLKALA
- a CDS encoding 3-deoxy-7-phosphoheptulonate synthase, with product MTQQAHPASDAWYRGVEKTSQTDDQRIKDITVLPPPEHLIRFFPIHGTPVEALINNTRQNIHNIMSGDDDRLLVIIGPCSIHDPQAALEYARRLKAVRKEYEDTLEIVMRVYFEKPRTTVGWKGLINDPYLDESYRIDEGLRIARQLLIEINRQGVPAGSEFLDMISPQYIGDLISWGAIGARTTESQVHRELASGISAPVGFKNGTDGNIRIATDAIQSASRPHHFLSVHKNGQVAIVHTKGNANCHVILRGGKTPNYDAAHVAAACKDLEAAHLPATLMIDCSHANSSKQHEKQKDVAHDIAQQIESGSRSVFGVMIESHLQAGAQKFTPGKNDPAALEYGKSITDACLGWDDSLASLAELSNAVKARRVRANTEEASVATV